Proteins co-encoded in one Pararge aegeria chromosome 19, ilParAegt1.1, whole genome shotgun sequence genomic window:
- the LOC120632048 gene encoding molybdopterin synthase sulfur carrier subunit-like, which yields MEIEHGVPVKLIFFAQSRELAGVRQTTINLPTKIAYQQLLNLIANRYNLESIKNNILLAKNEEVISDNCDIELRESDNIAVIPPLSGG from the coding sequence ATGGAAATTGAGCATGGTGTGCCTGTAAAATTAATCTTTTTCGCTCAATCCAGAGAACTGGCTGGTGTTAGGCAGACAACCATAAATTTACCAACAAAAATAGCATATCAACAGCTGTTGAATTTGATAGCTAATAGGTACAATTTGGAATCTATCAAAAACAATATATTGTTGGCAAAGAACGAAGAAGTAATATCTGATAACTGTGATATAGAACTAAGGGAAAGTGATAATATTGCTGTGATCCCACCGTTGAGCGGTGGCTAA